TGCAACACAAATCTTATCAAGCGCTCAGAACGAGAAGCATGAGTTGAGATATCTGGCACTGAAACAAGCAAATCAAGTAGAATAGACATTACTTTTGAAACAATGGTTTGATATTGGATGTTGTTGTTCTTTAAAAACAAGCATGAGTTGGTTGTGGTTTGGTTTAAAACAATGGTTTGTTATTGTTCTTTTGAAACAATGGTTTGATAGTGTTCCTTAGAAACAATGGTTTGATAGTATCTGTGTTCTTTTAATGTTGCTGATTGTTCTTTTGAACTAGTAGTTTGTGAATTGGTTTAGAAACAATTGTTCTTTTGAACTGGTTGTTTGTAAATGTTCTTTTAATGTTGCtgtttgttgttcttttgaatATCAGGATGTAAATACTTAAGGTATTATGTTGTGAAttcaaattatatatataaaacttcatattaaaaactacattTTGTTGATTCCACAAACAACAGTAGCTTGCAATCAACTAATAtgaatatgttcttttaaaaaaTGAACAAATTACCAATCACGAAAAGAATCTACAAAGGATGTATGTGTACTCCAAAATAATCATCTGGAACATATGCTTCCAATTGTGAATTTGAAGATGTTGGATGAACCAAAACCCCACCAACAGGTAAATTTATGATACActgaaaaagaacaaagaaacagtaaggaaaaaaagaacaagattaggaagaaaaaagaacaaaatagatattaaaaaagaacagttcaaaaaagaacataataaacattaaaagaacaaatagatGTTGTTTTAAAAAATGAACTGTTTAGCAAAAGAACATAaacaaaaagacaaaaagaaCATATAGGAAGAAAAACGAACAATGATAAACAAAAGGAACAAACTAAaggaataaaagaacaaatagattattaaaaagaacaattttccaacagaacataataaagtaaactaAAAGATCATTAACAAAAAGGATAAATAGAACataaaaatggaaaaaagaacaatgataaaaaaaaaagaacattctaaagtaataaaagaacaaataaatgtTTAAAAAGAACAGTGTACCTGATCAGTAGACTGAGTTTCCTCCCTCAAATTATCAACATGTCTTTCTCTTCTCTTGTTCCAACCTTTCAGTTTATTGCGTTTCTTCTCAACAATTCCTTTAGGTCTCACATTCCTCTCATTAGCCTTTTCAGTCCCGTTCTTAATCTTCCTCTTTCGCTTTGGTGGATTTTGAATCATTGTTGGAATGACTTTTTCAGCAATCGGTTCCACAACATCCGGCAAAACTGTGTCTGTTGAAGGCTCAACAACATCGAGTAGAGTTTCATCTCGCACATACTTGTTTGATACATTACCATCCCCTTCAACACCACCAATATACTCCTTCACTTTGCATGACATATCCAACACACCCAAATCAATAAGCTTCCTTGCAGCCGGGCAATGTTGAGCTTCATTTATAACTTTAATGCAATTTCTTATGCTTTGCATCCTCCAAACTGAAGCAGAAACAACACTTACTTCATTATCTCTATCTTCTCCTTCTTCAACAACCGTGTTCATAGCCTTTTTGGTCCATCTCTTCATAATGTATTTTTTGGGAATCTCTTCAACATTATGGACAATGAAAACTCGAAGAATATGAGAACAAAGAACTCCTATCTCTCCATATGACTTGCAAGTACAATCAACAACCATCTCTTGCTCATTAAACATCACAACATGTCTAATAAAATCCTTTGTAGGATGCCCAACAATGTACTTAGAAACTGGAAACTCATAGGAAATGCGTTGACACCTCAAACCAATTGCTTTGATGAATCGTTGctcaaatatcaaatatattgcAATGGTATACACATCCCGCGCATGCAAACATAACATGTTATCCGCACATGCGTAATATCTATTTCCAGTAGAAGAATTATAATCTCCCTTGTTCTCCTTACTTCTCCATTCATCAATTACATCTAAAAAACACTTATAAAAATCACATAAACCATTCGTTTTATGCAACCTCCTAGAAATAGAATGA
This Spinacia oleracea cultivar Varoflay chromosome 6, BTI_SOV_V1, whole genome shotgun sequence DNA region includes the following protein-coding sequences:
- the LOC130464153 gene encoding uncharacterized protein; amino-acid sequence: MLCLHARDVYTIAIYLIFEQRFIKAIGLRCQRISYEFPVSKYIVGHPTKDFIRHVVMFNEQEMVVDCTCKSYGEIGVLCSHILRVFIVHNVEEIPKKYIMKRWTKKAMNTVVEEGEDRDNEVSVVSASVWRMQSIRNCIKVINEAQHCPAARKLIDLGVLDMSCKVKEYIGGVEGDGNVSNKYVRDETLLDVVEPSTDTVLPDVVEPIAEKVIPTMIQNPPKRKRKIKNGTEKANERNVRPKGIVEKKRNKLKGWNKRRERHVDNLREETQSTDQCIINLPVGGVLVHPTSSNSQLEAYVPDDYFGVHIHPL